GCTCTAGAGGATCAGTAAACTCAAACGTCGCGTTATAACGTAGTTTTTGTTTACTCTCGCCGTTATCGTCTTTCTCTGTTGCTGCTCCAACCGTTAATGCACCTCGGCTGTAATGAATGTTGTTGAACAGTCCATAAGAGGTGTCTGTATTGAGCTGTTTGTCTTCAAGGTTGGCTAATTTTTGTTGTTGTTGATCGGCTAGACCGCCTTTGTCATCCCAAAAAAGCTTAACTTGATAAGGCGCTTCTTCCGTTATCTCCATATCTTCGACAACATAATAGTAATCATCTGCAGAGATCGCGGTTGCTAGTACCTTGTCATCATTAATCAATCGGGCATCAATCACGTTGTCTGCACTAAGCACACGCTCAACTTTGCCATCTTTAGTTCGATAAAGAGAGCTACCTGTTTCAGTGTTTGCGATAAAGTAAACTCTGCCTGAGCTATCCACATCTTTAACGATGGTATAGAAAGCGGGTAGGGTTAAGAGCGCTTCTTTGTTGCGATATAACGTGCGGTCATTGCCTTTTTGGACAAAGTAATAGAGGTTGTCATTTTTAACTAAAACCGATGAATTAACAGCGCTGTAAAACTTGTCGCCAACATAGAGTTGAGGTTGAACAAAAGACTCCGTGGTTTTGAAATACACGTCTTTGCCGTTGCTCATATAGCCTTGATGAACTCGGCCTTCGCTGCCTTCTTTAATTTGAGCATCGTTATTAAATAAACCTTGAGTCGTACGCCAAACCGAAGTACGACGTCCTGAAACCGTATAGTATTTATCTTGGTTGTAATAGACTTTCCCCATATCTAGGCTGCTGCTTTCTTTTGTTACTTCATTATTGGTTAAATCATAATGAACAAGCGTTGGCGCACGAACCGCGGTAGGGTTGGTTAAGAAAAGAATATTGCCTTGTTGGGTGTTGAGTTCACCATAGTATTTAGAACGCGCAACGATTTCCCCTTGCGCCAATTGCATCTCTTTTGCTTCTTGGGCTTCTTGTTTAACCCACGCCGCAAACGTGGTATCAAAATCTTCTCCAACCGTTTGTTTCATTGGTTTGTTGACTTGGAAAGGCCATAACCAATGCTGAGAGCGGTTTTTGAAGAACTTATTAGTGACATCTAGGCCGTAAGTTTCTGCTAGATAATATTGGTACTGAGAACCGAAAACATAAGTACTCTCTCCATACGGGAAGAAAAGGCTGTCGTTATAAAGGCGCTCTGGCGATAAGTTACCGGCTTTAGCGTGTACATGTGTCATTGCTCGGTATCGACCACTATAAAGTCGCCCCCCTTGACCATGCCAAGATTCATTTAAAACCGCATTACCCTCAAGCATAAAGCTTGAAGCGGTTGAGTTAGGTAATACCGCAGGAATAAGACCAATAGGTCCAATAGAACCATTGTGAAGAACTGCAAACATCGACTTAGAGACTACATTGTCTTTGGCGTTCATTTGATAATCATGAGCCGTTTCATGAAATAACAAGGTATCGAGCCAAGAGCTTGATGAGAAATAGTCGGGAAGTTGTGCGCCACCCATATAGTTGATTTGGCGATTGAGCGGATATTGAGTTGAAAAACCATTAGCGATTTGATTGTAAGATGACATCAAACCGACATTTAAACGGTCATCCATTTGATACCCAAAGGTGTCCTCATAAGCTGGCTGTAATATGCTTTCAATACTTGCAGCATGCTCTGCGTGCTGTTTGTTTTCTTCGGTGAAAATAAGGCGAGTATTACGCACGTCTTGGGTGTAGTAATCCTGATCTTGTGCAACACCTGCTTGATTAGGCGTTACTAATGGCGCTGAATGCGCAAGAGTCGGAACTGCAATCAATAACGTTAATCCAGTAAGAAATATCTTCATTTAAATTCTCTTAATATGTTTAAGGTTGTGTTATCTAATATTGATTTAAACAAACGGTCGATGAAAAATTCAATGGAATGACATTAGGTGAGATAAATAAATTATAGGTCTATTTTTAACGTCATATTGTTATTCGAGTTGAAATAAAAAACGGGCAATCAAAAGTTCCCCGTTTTTATTCGTATCCTAGCCTAGCCAACAATCGTTATTATTAGAATTTGTAAGTTGCGCCAGCGTACAATGTACCAATTGTCATTGCGTAATCATCATCGATATTATTACTGCCAGAATCAACAACAAAGAGGTCGCCTTCATAAGCAACACGGAAGGCAAGGCCACCTAATGTTTTAGGTGTATATTCAACACCTGCACCATAGTGGAAAGAAGTACCGCTATCGCTATCAGAAAGTCCGTATGCTTTTCCTGATTGTTCTATTGAACCTAGGCCAGCAATAGCAAATGGTCTCCAACCGCTGCCAAAGGTATAACCTACGTTTGCGGCAAGTGATACAGAAGAATGCTCAACGGTTCCGTTAATAGGAGAGTTATAATGGGTAAGTTTTAAATCACCGTATTTTGTATATTGCATTTCTACTGCAACAATGCGGTTAAACTGGTAGCCACCAATTAATTTAAAGGTAGAGTCATTATCATTAATGTTAGCTGAACCAAAGCCACCATCATCATCAAAATCAGTCGTACCAAAACCACCGCCTAAGTAAACGCCAGAGACATCATTTGCTGCGGCATTTGCGTATGAACAAGCAGACAGTAACGCTAATAATAGTATCGGTTTTTTCATTTTGTTGTTCCGTATAAATCTTATAGGTAAAGTTAACTACATAGTAAATAGACGATGAAAATAAACTAAATGAGTTCCACACTAAATACAAATATGTGAATTTTGTTTGATTTATTATTTCAGTTTAAAAAACTAAATTGATTGATAACTAAATCTGTTGAAAGATAAGAGTTATTTAATCCATTGTTTTATAAATAATTCGTAGATTTGCATTTCAAAGTTATAGTGAATCGTTGATTTGTATTCTTTTTTCGGTAGACTGACGCATTAGTATAAAAAAACGTAACGAAATGTTCATTTTGGTTACATTACATCTGATTTTGTTTTCAAATAAGCAAAATAACTCAATAGAATTAACTGTCGTTAGGCTCAAATGCAGAAAATCACAATTGTAAATTTGGTTTTAGAACCCGCGACAAGAAGGTTAAGTAATAATGCGGATGATGCAATCATACTTAGGCCTTTGCCTTATAACGTCTTCACATTATTGTTAGAGCAAAAAGGAAATTGCATCGATCGTGATGAACTGTTTGATGTTTGTTGGGAAGGGGCGATTGTTACCGATCAAGCCTTAACGAATGTTATCTCCGGATTAAGACGTAATCTTATCCAATTAGAGGCAGAAGGCATTGCGATAAAAACCGTTAGTAAAGTAGGGTATTTACTGACCGTAGATGAAACCGTCGTTATGCAACCGGTAATTGAACCCAAAATTATACCGCCAGTTATTGATAATATCGAACCGAAAGCCGTTTTGGTGTCTCCTCAAGCTGAGGACCCCTTAAGGGTTCATGATAATGTCGCAATCAGTAACGATGTGCAGGTGTTGCCGACGACTGAAGTTGGTCGTTCTCGCGTGCGATTATTAACAAAGCCTTCTTTGAAATCGGCATTAATCGCCTTTTGTTTATGCTCACTAATCGCTGCTGTGTGCTGGTATGAGAAAGCATCGTCTGTTCCTTATTTTTTAGTGAAAGAAAATTACAATCATTTTGAGATAAAAAATACAGATTTCTACATACTCAATAACACAAGAGGTAAAGATAATATTGAGGCGATTCAATCGGGTCTTGAGTCTTTAAATTTAGTTGAGTGTAATGCTGAAATTTATATCCGTATGTATGACTCTGTGTACGATGACGATACTTACTCATTGAAAGGGTATATTGTTGCAAAAAACAGCAACCGAAATAGCAATTATTCATTAAGTAAGTTTTCACATGAAAATTTACCGACCATTATTGCGAACGGCCTAAAAAGAGCGAAATTAATATGCGAATAGTAAATCTAGTTCTATTCTTAATTTTAATTGGAGCTGGTATTTATAAATGGATGCCTGAGAATACCGAGTTTTCTGGGACCCGTTGGTCTTGCAATGAATTGTCGACGGGCTTCACTTCAGCACCTTATGAAAAGTATCAAGAAATTCTTGAACGAGATTTATTTGATTTTGCTTCGTCTTCGAATTTAACACTCTATCAATCCGGGGAATTAGTGTTTAAAAACGGAGAGAGGGAAAAGTACGAATTGCTTTATGAATTAGGGTACAAAACGGTTGCTAAGAATAAAATATCACTGGTTTATAAGAAAATAGATTGGCATAGACAACCTAAGAATGCGCCTATTTTTATTCGAGATATTGAATCCCTAAAAGGATTTGAGTTTGATCTAAAATATATGATTGATGATGATCAATTGTATTTCCAGAATCGTATTAAAAATGAAGATAAGAATTTTGTCGGTTTTGCTTCTTAAATAAAAGAAGAGGTAGTTGTTAATTACCTCTCCTCCCTTATTACTTCACATCAAACGTCATCGAATACTCCATGCATCCAGTATGCTCATCCGCTTGTTCACTCTTCACTGAAAACCCCTGCTTTAAGTAGAATTGGTAACTGGCTTCGTTTTGTTTATAGACAGATAAGCTTAGTGCATTTCGTTGCTGTTTAGCGTGCGTCATTAATTGTTGCCCAATGCCATTGCCAAAACTCTTCAGCCACAAAATCGTGCGCTTTAATTGATGTGTTAAGCCAAATGCTGAGAACTTGATTGATGTCTGTTGCATTGTATTTTCTGATAATAGTATTAAGAAATTCCTATTTCGTATGTTGAAAAGAGTATGAATGAACAATGATGATTAGCATTGAATATTTACGACAGAATGCGTTATTTTAATAAATTAGCGCGTTTTTTGTTTACTTATTGTAGAGGAATGAATTAAGTGACAAGTAAGATAGGGTTTGGCAATGGCTATTTATAGAGTAAAAAATACGGCATGAATAGTATTCAGTATACTGATTTTTTGATTAAAAATAGTAACCAAAGTAAATTAAATGTTATTTATTTGTGTTTTAAATTTATTTAAATAACAAGCAATTACATATATTTTATTTATATAATTCTTAATGATGTGTGATCTGCAGCTATTTATTAAACTAATAACCTGATTATTATCCTCTCGATTTTTGGAGTTTAAATTACGCTCAATTAACGTCGTAATTTAAAAAATAGTTATATAAAAGCTATCATCAGGGAGATTGATGTGTTTTTAATTGAGTTTTTAATCGTTCTAGTTTGTATTTTAATTGGTGCTCGTATTGGCGGCATCGGCTTAGGTGTCATGGGAGGTATTGGTTTAGCAATACTGAGTTTTGTTTTTGGATTACAACCAACAAGTCCACCTATTGACGTAATGTTAATGATCATGGCGGTTGTTGCAGCTGCTGCAGCGATGCAAGCGGCGGGCGGTCTTGAATATTTAATTAAGATTGCATCACGTATTTTACGTAAAAATCCACGTCACATTACCTTTATTGCTCCTTTAGTGACGTACATGTTTACTTTCTTAGCAGGTACAGGGCACGTTGCTTATTCTGTATTGCCTGTTATTTCAGAAGTGAGCCGTCGTAGTGGTATTCGCCCAGAACGTCCGCTTGGTATGGCGGTTATCGCATCACAATTTGCTATTGTAGCAAGTCCGATCGCGGCAGCGGTTGTTGCTTTGGTTGCTTTTTTAGAGCCGCAGGGAATTACTCTTGCTGATGTACTAATGATTACGATCCCAGGAACTTTCTGTGGTTTAGCACTGGCTTGCGTCATCGTAAACAAGCTAGGTAAGGATCTAAAAGACGATCCTGAATATCAGCGTCGTATGCAAGATCCTGTCTTTCGTAAGGAAATGGAAGCAGAAGTTAAAGTTGAAGAGATTGAGATTAAACCGGGCGCTAAAAAAGCCGTGGGTTTATTCTTATTTGGCGCAATTGTGGTTGTTATTATGGGCGCGTTCCCATCATTACGTCCTAACTTTAATGGCTCACCTATGGGAATGGCACATACGATTGAGATCGTCATGTTAGCCATGGCAGCGTTGATTATTTTACTTTGTAAGCCTGATGGTAATGAAATAACCCAAGGTTCGGTATTCCATGCGGGTATGCGTGCAATTGTGGCTATCTTTGGTATTGCATGGTTGGGTGATACGTTTATTGCGGGTCACGACATTATGGTAAAAGAAGCGGTTTCAGGGTTAGTTGAAGTAGCGCCATGGACATTTGCTTTTGCATTATTTGGCTTATCAGTAATGGTAAACAGCCAAGGGGCAACCACTGCGGTACTTGTGCCTGTTGCGATTACTTTGGGTCTTCCACCTGAAGTGATTATAGCTACTTTTGTTGCTGTAAATGGTTATTTCTTTATTCCTAACTACGGTCCAATTATCGCTTCTATTGATTTTGACCGAACAGGAACAACCAAGATTGGTAAGTAT
The Aliivibrio salmonicida LFI1238 genome window above contains:
- a CDS encoding outer membrane protein codes for the protein MKIFLTGLTLLIAVPTLAHSAPLVTPNQAGVAQDQDYYTQDVRNTRLIFTEENKQHAEHAASIESILQPAYEDTFGYQMDDRLNVGLMSSYNQIANGFSTQYPLNRQINYMGGAQLPDYFSSSSWLDTLLFHETAHDYQMNAKDNVVSKSMFAVLHNGSIGPIGLIPAVLPNSTASSFMLEGNAVLNESWHGQGGRLYSGRYRAMTHVHAKAGNLSPERLYNDSLFFPYGESTYVFGSQYQYYLAETYGLDVTNKFFKNRSQHWLWPFQVNKPMKQTVGEDFDTTFAAWVKQEAQEAKEMQLAQGEIVARSKYYGELNTQQGNILFLTNPTAVRAPTLVHYDLTNNEVTKESSSLDMGKVYYNQDKYYTVSGRRTSVWRTTQGLFNNDAQIKEGSEGRVHQGYMSNGKDVYFKTTESFVQPQLYVGDKFYSAVNSSVLVKNDNLYYFVQKGNDRTLYRNKEALLTLPAFYTIVKDVDSSGRVYFIANTETGSSLYRTKDGKVERVLSADNVIDARLINDDKVLATAISADDYYYVVEDMEITEEAPYQVKLFWDDKGGLADQQQQKLANLEDKQLNTDTSYGLFNNIHYSRGALTVGAATEKDDNGESKQKLRYNATFEFTDPLERSTYSLWAMNDDEYSDLIGAGFSNNQFFIMGGVRAYYVLNDNYSDNNIQKDQTRSSGVAAQLRLPFLQTGFWNAEISSNFYQDYKLDEREPLSAQLDISRTEHYGNSWLLNKEAAVSLYGVQDRHDAIHGASLSFGTDLPSEFYINLSGKYSGSDTNKAGIYERRGVELTQGSDFINNDPSSFIMPSLKDDAFAETASLAELTLSKVINLSAYSFKGPISLRREMIEFSYRRYDLGNVNTLGDVAINQGVVGLHFDTLIMNVLPIGFYTQYIHNDENPITDKNSFQAGLSVPL
- a CDS encoding porin family protein; amino-acid sequence: MKKPILLLALLSACSYANAAANDVSGVYLGGGFGTTDFDDDGGFGSANINDNDSTFKLIGGYQFNRIVAVEMQYTKYGDLKLTHYNSPINGTVEHSSVSLAANVGYTFGSGWRPFAIAGLGSIEQSGKAYGLSDSDSGTSFHYGAGVEYTPKTLGGLAFRVAYEGDLFVVDSGSNNIDDDYAMTIGTLYAGATYKF
- a CDS encoding winged helix-turn-helix domain-containing protein codes for the protein MQKITIVNLVLEPATRRLSNNADDAIILRPLPYNVFTLLLEQKGNCIDRDELFDVCWEGAIVTDQALTNVISGLRRNLIQLEAEGIAIKTVSKVGYLLTVDETVVMQPVIEPKIIPPVIDNIEPKAVLVSPQAEDPLRVHDNVAISNDVQVLPTTEVGRSRVRLLTKPSLKSALIAFCLCSLIAAVCWYEKASSVPYFLVKENYNHFEIKNTDFYILNNTRGKDNIEAIQSGLESLNLVECNAEIYIRMYDSVYDDDTYSLKGYIVAKNSNRNSNYSLSKFSHENLPTIIANGLKRAKLICE
- a CDS encoding anaerobic C4-dicarboxylate transporter family protein, translated to MFLIEFLIVLVCILIGARIGGIGLGVMGGIGLAILSFVFGLQPTSPPIDVMLMIMAVVAAAAAMQAAGGLEYLIKIASRILRKNPRHITFIAPLVTYMFTFLAGTGHVAYSVLPVISEVSRRSGIRPERPLGMAVIASQFAIVASPIAAAVVALVAFLEPQGITLADVLMITIPGTFCGLALACVIVNKLGKDLKDDPEYQRRMQDPVFRKEMEAEVKVEEIEIKPGAKKAVGLFLFGAIVVVIMGAFPSLRPNFNGSPMGMAHTIEIVMLAMAALIILLCKPDGNEITQGSVFHAGMRAIVAIFGIAWLGDTFIAGHDIMVKEAVSGLVEVAPWTFAFALFGLSVMVNSQGATTAVLVPVAITLGLPPEVIIATFVAVNGYFFIPNYGPIIASIDFDRTGTTKIGKYIFNHSFMIPGLLSMVFSIIFGFVFASMVL